One Lentimicrobiaceae bacterium genomic window, AATTTAATAAAATGGCTTTAATCGGAGATATTCGAAAACATTCAGGACTTCTGGTCATTATCATTGGTGTAGCATTAGCAGCCTTTGTACTTGGAGACTTATTATCAAACCGCCGTGGCCCTGCCAAAAACGCAAACACACTGGCTGAAATTAACGGCGAAAAGATACTTGCAACCGATTTCAACCAAAGGGTTGAAGAG contains:
- a CDS encoding SurA N-terminal domain-containing protein; the encoded protein is MALIGDIRKHSGLLVIIIGVALAAFVLGDLLSNRRGPAKNANTLAEINGEKILATDFNQRVEENLEAQKMNTGKENPSAEEQFQIRQQTWEQVLNETLLQEE